Proteins found in one Lathamus discolor isolate bLatDis1 chromosome 7, bLatDis1.hap1, whole genome shotgun sequence genomic segment:
- the ECM2 gene encoding extracellular matrix protein 2 — protein sequence MQATALVYYFLLVSLCIDFSQNETSALLRRQRRRMRHRGPRRSSSAEHKARRQTRMKFPDPVAVVPSIPLINIDDGVMGVFDSLIGLGGHESSYSVLPGKTGHCTANGMIMYDKAVWSPKPCITCLCSKGEVICDTTMCSPLTCPKTIIPPGECCPVCSDTASSLDSSIISLDDVSEFSGDSPEPNDLDNTSVLSSAHIQTEKDELLRTEVIEVKEKEGHKKDGKKRRRKGKKNRQKYRAYHREKKPIRRKGDAKEDIQDESDEDDGTVRMPYFPIPVPPIEAPPLPSGCSTSDTTVSCINAKLKQIPPISDPDLTSLDLTGNSITTISDEAFNGIPNLEWIDLSKNNITSPGIGPRAFKILKKLKRLYLDGNMLAHIPSELPSTLEEIKINDNHLHAIDEDGLKDLKNLITLELEGNKLSEANVSPLAFSPLKSLSYLRLGRNKFRIIPQGLPTTLEELYLENNQIEEVSEICFNHTRNINVIVLKHNKLEEHRIAPLAWINQENLESIDLSYNKLYHVPSYLPKSLLHLILVGNQIERIPGYVFGHMKPGLEYLYLSFNKLTDDGVDPVSFFGAYHTLRELFLDHNELKSVPFGIDEMRKLRFLRLNNNKIRTVPPERICKAHLSDDDIHDNSEEEETEDSRLEHVHLENNYINTRQLSPHAFSCIRSYCSVVLKPQKSK from the exons ATGCAGGCTACGGCACTAGTCTATTATTTCCTGCTTGTGTCTCTGTGCATCGATTTTTCTCAAAATGAAACTAGTGCACTCCTCAGGAGGCAAAGGAGAAGAATGCGCCACAGAGGACCACGAAGGAGCTCCTCAGCTGAGCACAAGGCCCGCAGACAGACAAGGATGAAGTTTCCAGATCCAGTTGCTGTAGTACCCAGCATACCTCTCATTAATATTGATGACGGTGTTATGGGAGTATTTGACTCTCTCATAGGTTTGGGTGGACATGAATCTAGTTACAGTGTCTTGCCAG GAAAGACAGGGCACTGCACAGCTAATGGGATGATTATGTATGATAAAGCCGTCTGGTCTCCCAAGCCCTGCATTACCTGTCTCTGTTCAAAAGGAGAAGTGATATGTGATACCACCATGTGCTCTCCTCTGACATGTCCCAAAACAATTATacctccaggagaatgctgccCAGTTTGTTCTGATACTG CCTCCTCTTTGGATTCAAGTATTATTTCACTGGATGACGTAAGTGAATTTTCTGGTGATTCTCCAGAACCCAATGACCTTGACAACACCAGTGTATTGTCATCAGCACATattcaaactgaaaaagatGAACTGCTGAGAACAGAAGTGATAGAGGTTAAAGAGAAAGAGGGTCATaaaaaggatggaaagaaaagaagaaggaaaggcaagaaaaatcGACAGAAGTATAGAGCCTATCACAGAGAAAAGAAGCCTATCAGAAGAAAGGGAGATGCAAAAGAAGACATACAAGATGAAAGTGATGAAGATGATGGTACTGTCAGAATGCCATATTTCCCAATTCCAGTTCCACCCATAGAAGCTCCTCCTTTGCCATCTGGATGTTCAACCTCGGACACCACAGTAAGCTGTATTAATGCCAAACTTAAACAAATACCACCAATCTCAGATCCAGATCTAACAAGTCTAGACCTTACAG GAAATAGTATCACTACTATCTCAGATGAAGCATTCAATGGGATACCTAATTTGGAATGGATTGATCTCAGTAAAAACAATATTACCTCTCCCGGCATAGGTCCACGAGCATTCAAA ATCCTGAAAAAGCTAAAACGTTTGTATTTGGATGGAAATATGCTGGCACATATTCCATCTGAATTGCCATCAACtttggaggaaataaaaataaatgacaacCACCTTCATGCCATTGATGAGGACGGTTTAAAAG ATTTAAAGAACTTGATCACCCTGGAATTGGAAGGAAATAAACTTAGTGAAGCAAACGTCAGTCCTTTGgccttttctcctttgaaaagtcTCTCCTACTTGCGACtaggaagaaataaatttagAATTATCCCACAAGGTCTTCCCACCACTCTTGag GAGTTATACCTTGAAAATAATCAAATTGAAGAAGTGTCAGAAATTTGCTTTAACCATACAAGAAACATAAATGTCATTGTACTAAAGCATAACAAATTAGAAGAGCACAGAATAGCACCTTTGGCTTGGATAAACCAAGA GAACTTGGAATCAATTGATCTCTCTTATAACAAGTTATACCATGTTCCCTCCTATCTGCCAAAATCTTTACTACATCTGATACTTGTAGGAAATCAGATTGAAAGAATTCCAGGATATGTCTTTGGTCACATGAAGCCAGGGTTGGAGTATCTCTACCTGTCCTTTAACAAACTTACTGATGATGGAGTAGATCCAGTATCTTTTTTTGGAGCATACCACACACTAAGAGAGCTGTTTTTGGATCACAACGAATTGAAGTCTGTACCATTTGGAATTGATGAAATGAGAAAACTACGTTTTCTAAGACtgaacaataataaaataag GACAGTCCCTCCAGAACGCATCTGCAAGGCTCATCTCAGTGATGACGATATTCATGACAACAGTGAAGAGGAGGAGACTGAAGATTCACGTTTGGAACACGTTCATCTTGAAAACAACTACATCAATACAAGACAGCTATCACCACATGCATTTTCATGCATAAGATCCTACTGCAGTGTGGTTCTTAAGCCACAGAAGAGCAAATAA